AGTAATCTCTGCCCCTCTGCTATACGTACCGGGTACTATTCCTGTGAGCTTTTTCTCAGACAGTGACAGATAATCTATTTAAAGCATTCCCCCACTTGCTCCTCAATTGAAACCAAACCCAGTCCTTCCTACGCATCTTAAGTAGAGAGATTTTATATATAGAGACGTGCGGTTTCTAGGTTTTGTACTGGAAGAGTGAAATATGGTATCCGGGAAAATGCTTCGGGTGAATGAGTTGAAGGGAGCATAAAAGCTGCTGATCAGCTTGATACAGTCAACTTTGTGGCGAAGCAGAACAGGTAAtttgtttcattatttttttgaataagataAATTGGTATGGAAATTAAAAGTGGAATAAGatgttattataatattattttttaatattattattattttaaaattaaaaaaattaattatttattatattttatataaaaattttaaaaaattgtaaccaTGAAATATTCTTATATACCAATGAACTTAGTTTTTAGAGATACGTGTTAGATACTTTTTTTCTACAAGATTTGTTTCCTATATATTAGTTACAGGTTTTAAcgcggctctctctctctctctctctctctctctctctctctctctctctctctcccccccctaatttgttctttttttttcttggaattaTGGGGTGGGTAGTTTACTATACGTATATTTTCCACTGttctagaaattttatttttcgtgGTATTCATATTTCATTCAGGTCTCAATTGCGTTAACATAATCTGCTTCTTCCAAGTcgatcattaattaattagcttctattttcctttcttattAAAAAGCACAGAGTTCCAATATTCGTAGATAGTTATGGAAATGTTTCAGCCAAACATGTTCGAGACTCACCATCTTATGCTAGACATGATGATGACACCCAAGTCTTCCGACAGTGAATTGGTAAAGATCATTAGAGATCAGGACGATTTCGAGACTGGAACAGGCACTGAAATCATGGAAGCTCCCTCCGGAGAAGACCAAGATCCCAACCAAAGCTCCAAAAGGAAGCCCTATCACCGCCATACCCAGCGTCAAATCCAGGAAATGGAAACGTAAGTATTCCCACTATTAATACAGGAAAGAGCTAGAGATATCCATTATAACTGTGCGATATAATGTTTTAGTGATTTGAACATTGTTTCTAGCTTCTTCAAGGAGTGCCCTCATCCAGACGACAAGCAAAGGAAAGAACTGAGCCGTCAGCTAGGGTTAGAGCCTCTACAAGTCAAATTTTGGTTCCAAAATAAGCGGACGCAAATGAAAGTACGTAACGCGCTCACATATAAGAGTATGCATTTCAGAAGTTTCATGCGTTTCCCAAAAAAATGTAACTTCTTCAAGCATTCATGTACCTAATGCTGATGATCACACACCAATGACTAAACTTCTTCCATCATAGGCCCAAAATGAACGCCATGAGAATGCAATTTTAAAGGCAGAGAACGAAAAACTTCGTGCGGAGAACAATAGGTTTAAGGAATCTCTTGGGAATACGTCATGCCCCAACTGTGGAGGTCCAGCAGCTCCTGGTGAGATGTCGTTCGACGAGCAGCATCTGAGGATCGAGAATGCTCGTTTAAGAGAAGAGGTGAATTAATTATGCCCAGCTTTAGCAAATATTGTGTTGTATTTGCAGTTTATTAAGTAATAGTcttatgaattttttgttttcggGTTGATCGCAGGTTGATAGGATATCTGGGATTGTGGCCAAATATTTTGGCAAGCCTTTGACTTCATATTCTCACCTTTCACCCCCCGTGCCTTCCCGCTCCCTTGATCTTGGGGTCGGGAACTTTGGAGCGCAGACAGGATTTGTAGGGGAGATTTATGGAGGGAATGATCTCCTCAGGTCAGTTTCAGGGCCTCATGAGGCAGATAAGCCAATGATTGTTGAGCTTGCCGTGGCAGCAATGGAAGAACTCGTAAGGATGGCTCACGGTGGAGAGCCATTGTGGGTTTCGTGTGCCAACTCTACTGAGATATTGAATGAAGAAGAATATTTGCGGACTTTCCCAAGGGGAATAGGCCCCAAACCATTAGGATTAAAATCAGAAGCTTCGAGGGAATCTGCCGTAGTTGTTATGAATCATATCAACCTTGTTGAGATTCTCATGGATGTGGTAGGCACTTCTCCCATAGATTAATATGATTATCGGCTTATTATGAATTAATTTGAAACGTTTCTtacactaatattttttttatcagaaaCGATGGTCAACTGTGTTTTGTGGTATTGTTTCGAGAGCAATGACTGTAGATGTCCTCTCAACTGGAGTGGCAGGGAACTATAATGGAGCCTTGCAAGTGGTATTTAAAGAGTCCTTTTACTCTTCAAACTAATCTAATGTGCTTTCCTAAGCAAGAACAGAGATTTTTTAGCAAGAAAATTCAACAGCTGCGCCTAACTTTTGTTCTCCTACAGATGACAGCTGAATTCCAAGTCCCTTCACCGCTTGTTCCAACTCGTGAAAATTACTTTGTAAGGTACTGTAAACAGCATGCCGACGGGACTTGGGCAGTTGTTGACGTTTCCTTAGATAATTTGCGCCCGAGTTTGATTTCAAGGAGTAGACGAAGGCCATCTGGTTGTTTGATCCAAGAATTGCCAAATGGTTACTCAAAAGTAATGAAAGCTCTTAAATCCaccttgtatataatattagatatataatTCAGTCGTCTAATTTGtcatattttcataattatgtaGGTTACATGGATCGAACATGTAGATGTAGATGACAGAGCTGTTCACAGCATATACAGACCATTGGTCAATTCAGGTATTGCTTTCGGAGCAAAACGTTGGGTGGCGACCTTAGATCGACAATGTGAACGTCTTGCTAGTTCAATGGCCAATAACATTCCAGCAGGAGATTTATGTGGTAAATTATTTcagttgtttttcctttttggtaAACTCATGCTCTTAGGATCATAGAAACCTCATTCACCAGATTTGTCTTCCCTGCtctttcaaaatcaattgtaatGCATAGTAATAACAAGCACAGAAGGGAGAAAGAGTATGCTGAAGCTGGCAGAAAGAATGGTGATGAGTTTTTGTACTGGTGTGGGTGCTTCTACTTCGCACGCATGGACAACATTATCAGCAACAGGTCCTGATGAAGTAAGGGTTATGACCAGAAAGAGCACGGATGATCCCGGCAGGCCTCTTGGTATTGTGCTGAGCGCTGCAACTTCCTTCTGGATTCCAGTTCCAACAAAGAGGGTTTTTGACTTCCTTCGGTATGAGAACTCTCGAACCCAGGTATTTGCGTGCGAAGCTTACTTGCATAGATTTCTTCTATTATGTTAAAACAACTGGCTGTTCAGTATTTGGTACTCAAAATATACTTTGTTTCTAAAGGATTTTGATCTTTCAGTGGGATATCCTTTCGAACGGTGGCCTAGTTCAAGAAATGGCACACATAGCCAATGGTCGTGATCAAGGCAACTGTGTCTCTTTACTACGAGTAAATGTAAGTTCCTCATGTGTGCGTGGAACATCTATCTAGCTAGCTCGAGCTCAATATATCTGAAAATCTATCTCATCAAAATCGAAACTGACGATTCTCATTGAGAAAACTAAATTGTCTGTGTCATGACGAACTGCAGAGCGCGAATTCAAGTCAAAGCAATATGCTGATACTACAAGAGAGTTGCACTGATTCAACTGGATCATACGTAATTTATGCTCCAGTTGATATAGTTGCCATGAACGTGGTCTTAAGTGGCGGGGATCCAGATTACGTCGCACTTCTACCATCAGGTTTTGCCATACTGCCCGATGGGCCTGGTGTAAACGGTGGGGGCATTCATGGGGTTGGATCCGGAGGCTCTCTGTTGACAGTAGCGTTTCAAA
This sequence is a window from Carya illinoinensis cultivar Pawnee chromosome 9, C.illinoinensisPawnee_v1, whole genome shotgun sequence. Protein-coding genes within it:
- the LOC122275293 gene encoding homeobox-leucine zipper protein MERISTEM L1-like isoform X1 — its product is MEMFQPNMFETHHLMLDMMMTPKSSDSELVKIIRDQDDFETGTGTEIMEAPSGEDQDPNQSSKRKPYHRHTQRQIQEMETFFKECPHPDDKQRKELSRQLGLEPLQVKFWFQNKRTQMKAQNERHENAILKAENEKLRAENNRFKESLGNTSCPNCGGPAAPGEMSFDEQHLRIENARLREEVDRISGIVAKYFGKPLTSYSHLSPPVPSRSLDLGVGNFGAQTGFVGEIYGGNDLLRSVSGPHEADKPMIVELAVAAMEELVRMAHGGEPLWVSCANSTEILNEEEYLRTFPRGIGPKPLGLKSEASRESAVVVMNHINLVEILMDVKRWSTVFCGIVSRAMTVDVLSTGVAGNYNGALQVMTAEFQVPSPLVPTRENYFVRYCKQHADGTWAVVDVSLDNLRPSLISRSRRRPSGCLIQELPNGYSKVTWIEHVDVDDRAVHSIYRPLVNSGIAFGAKRWVATLDRQCERLASSMANNIPAGDLCVITSTEGRKSMLKLAERMVMSFCTGVGASTSHAWTTLSATGPDEVRVMTRKSTDDPGRPLGIVLSAATSFWIPVPTKRVFDFLRYENSRTQWDILSNGGLVQEMAHIANGRDQGNCVSLLRVNSANSSQSNMLILQESCTDSTGSYVIYAPVDIVAMNVVLSGGDPDYVALLPSGFAILPDGPGVNGGGIHGVGSGGSLLTVAFQILVDSVPTAKLSLGSVATVNSLIKCTVERIKAAVMCDNS
- the LOC122275293 gene encoding homeobox-leucine zipper protein MERISTEM L1-like isoform X2 gives rise to the protein MEMFQPNMFETHHLMLDMMMTPKSSDSELVKIIRDQDDFETGTGTEIMEAPSGEDQDPNQSSKRKPYHRHTQRQIQEMETFFKECPHPDDKQRKELSRQLGLEPLQVKFWFQNKRTQMKAQNERHENAILKAENEKLRAENNRFKESLGNTSCPNCGGPAAPGEMSFDEQHLRIENARLREEVDRISGIVAKYFGKPLTSYSHLSPPVPSRSLDLGVGNFGAQTGFVGEIYGGNDLLRSVSGPHEADKPMIVELAVAAMEELVRMAHGGEPLWVSCANSTEILNEEEYLRTFPRGIGPKPLGLKSEASRESAVVVMNHINLVEILMDVKRWSTVFCGIVSRAMTVDVLSTGVAGNYNGALQVMTAEFQVPSPLVPTRENYFVRYCKQHADGTWAVVDVSLDNLRPSLISRSRRRPSGCLIQELPNGYSKVTWIEHVDVDDRAVHSIYRPLVNSGIAFGAKRWVATLDRQCERLASSMANNIPAGDLCEGRKSMLKLAERMVMSFCTGVGASTSHAWTTLSATGPDEVRVMTRKSTDDPGRPLGIVLSAATSFWIPVPTKRVFDFLRYENSRTQWDILSNGGLVQEMAHIANGRDQGNCVSLLRVNSANSSQSNMLILQESCTDSTGSYVIYAPVDIVAMNVVLSGGDPDYVALLPSGFAILPDGPGVNGGGIHGVGSGGSLLTVAFQILVDSVPTAKLSLGSVATVNSLIKCTVERIKAAVMCDNS